Proteins encoded together in one Olsenella timonensis window:
- the ilvD gene encoding dihydroxy-acid dehydratase — protein sequence MELRSDAIKRGLARAPHRSLLAADGLTEEELDRPLVAVVSAQNEVIPGHLHLQQIADAVKAGIRMAGGTPLQVNTIGVCDGIAMNHEGMHYSLTSREVIADSVECAVQGHQFDAMVLIPSCDKIVPGMLIAAARLDIPAILVSGGPMLAGRGRDGSQTDLNSLFDAVGQVTAGTMTEEECSWLEKTACPTCGSCSGMFTANSICCLAEALGIALPGNGTVPAVYSERIRLAKRAGMKVMELVEKNLTARQIINEHAIHNGMVLDMAFGGSTNTMLHLTAIAQAAGCPVTMDDWDRASAETPNIVRIAPAGPLHIQDLNDVGGVSAIIGELGRTGHLDMDALTCHGTMAEWVAACPPVDGEVVRGVDDAYSPDGGLKVMRGSLAPDCGVVKKSAVDPGMWRHSGPARVFDSEEEACKAIFGGAINPGDVVVIRYEGPSGGPGMREMLTPTSAICGMGLASSVALITDGRFSGASKGPCIGHVSPEAAAGGPIALVEEGDVIDIDIQAGTLELRVSEEVLAERRAAWQPPAPKYTTGVLSRYAKLVTSADKGAYLS from the coding sequence GTGGAACTCAGAAGCGACGCCATCAAGCGGGGCCTGGCGCGCGCGCCGCACCGCAGCCTGCTGGCAGCCGACGGCCTCACCGAAGAGGAGCTCGACCGTCCGCTCGTGGCCGTGGTCTCCGCCCAGAACGAGGTCATCCCGGGGCATCTTCATCTCCAGCAGATCGCCGACGCCGTGAAGGCCGGCATTCGCATGGCGGGCGGCACCCCGCTGCAGGTCAACACCATCGGCGTGTGCGACGGCATCGCGATGAACCACGAGGGCATGCACTACAGCCTCACCTCCCGCGAGGTCATCGCCGACAGCGTGGAGTGCGCCGTCCAGGGCCACCAGTTCGACGCGATGGTCCTCATCCCCTCCTGCGACAAGATCGTCCCCGGCATGCTCATCGCCGCGGCACGTCTGGACATCCCCGCCATCCTCGTCTCCGGCGGCCCCATGCTCGCCGGCCGCGGGCGCGACGGCAGCCAGACCGACCTCAACTCCCTCTTCGACGCCGTGGGCCAGGTCACCGCCGGCACCATGACCGAGGAGGAGTGCTCCTGGCTCGAGAAGACCGCCTGCCCCACCTGCGGCAGCTGCTCGGGCATGTTCACCGCCAACTCCATCTGCTGCCTCGCCGAGGCGCTCGGCATCGCGCTTCCCGGCAACGGCACCGTGCCCGCCGTCTACTCGGAGCGCATCCGCCTGGCCAAGAGGGCCGGCATGAAGGTCATGGAGCTGGTCGAGAAGAACCTCACCGCCCGCCAGATCATCAACGAGCACGCCATCCACAACGGCATGGTGCTCGACATGGCCTTCGGCGGCTCCACCAACACGATGCTCCACCTCACGGCCATCGCGCAGGCGGCCGGCTGCCCCGTCACGATGGACGACTGGGACCGCGCCAGCGCCGAGACGCCCAACATCGTGCGCATCGCGCCGGCCGGCCCGCTCCACATCCAGGACCTGAACGACGTGGGCGGCGTCTCCGCCATCATCGGCGAGCTCGGACGCACCGGGCACCTCGACATGGACGCCCTCACCTGCCACGGGACCATGGCCGAGTGGGTCGCGGCCTGCCCGCCCGTGGACGGCGAGGTCGTCCGCGGCGTGGATGACGCCTACTCCCCCGACGGCGGCCTCAAGGTCATGCGCGGCAGCCTCGCGCCGGACTGTGGCGTCGTCAAGAAGAGCGCCGTCGACCCGGGCATGTGGCGGCACAGCGGCCCCGCACGCGTCTTCGACTCCGAGGAGGAGGCCTGCAAGGCCATCTTCGGCGGGGCGATAAACCCGGGCGACGTGGTGGTCATCCGCTACGAGGGCCCCTCGGGCGGCCCCGGTATGCGCGAGATGCTCACCCCCACCTCCGCCATCTGCGGCATGGGCCTCGCGAGCTCGGTGGCCCTCATCACCGACGGGCGCTTCTCGGGCGCCTCCAAGGGCCCGTGCATCGGCCACGTCTCGCCCGAGGCGGCCGCCGGCGGCCCGATTGCACTCGTCGAGGAGGGCGACGTCATCGACATCGACATCCAGGCCGGCACGCTCGAGCTGCGCGTCTCCGAGGAGGTTCTCGCCGAGCGCCGCGCCGCATGGCAGCCGCCGGCGCCCAAGTACACCACGGGAGTCCTCTCCCGCTACGCAAAGCTGGTCACGAGCGCAGACAAGGGGGCCTACCTCTCATGA
- the ilvB gene encoding biosynthetic-type acetolactate synthase large subunit, whose protein sequence is MITVEEKIARRRRAIEGRPFGPGSQTEHEGKTMTGAQAIIASLEAEGVDTIFGYPGGQAIKIYDALYDSKKIHHVLARHEQGATHMADGYARATGKVGVVLVTSGPGATNTVTGIATAYMDSVPLVVITGQVTRGVIGTDAFQESDIVGITMPIVKHSFLLQSTDDLTRTFREAFYIASTGRPGPVLIDIPSDLSGSEMIFHYPDSVSIPSYRPTYRGNAKQVKQAAQLICEATRPLIMAGGGIVASHACPELVALAERMQIPVVTTLMGKAAIPCSNPLNLGPVGMHGSKYANMAVTESDLIIAVGARFSDRVTGKVSEFAPHAKIIHIDIDPAEIGKIINPDVPIVGDAKVILAALNERLEKMDAHANCEAWRDEVFEWRERWPFYTSDFADYEGKIAPEVLLETLSDKLDPHASIVTTEVGQHQMWALQNIHREHARTFISSGGLGTMGFGFPAAIGAKIGCPDEQVVCIAGDGSFQMNSQEMATAKINDVPVKVLIVDNRALGMVHQWQHLFYNDRYSFTELADNPDFVKLADAYGWRARRIERPEEIDAALDEMLASDEPYLLDVRIPAEQTVYPMVAPGAPIDDIIGALDVTLGGVRVTEKGFGESGRPRVKPSHEGVDD, encoded by the coding sequence ATGATCACCGTCGAGGAGAAAATCGCCCGGCGCCGGCGCGCCATCGAGGGGCGCCCGTTCGGCCCGGGCAGCCAGACCGAGCACGAGGGCAAGACCATGACCGGGGCGCAGGCCATCATCGCCAGCCTCGAGGCGGAGGGCGTGGATACGATCTTCGGCTACCCCGGAGGTCAGGCCATCAAGATCTACGACGCCCTGTACGACTCCAAGAAGATTCATCACGTGCTCGCCCGACACGAGCAGGGCGCCACGCACATGGCCGACGGCTACGCGCGCGCCACGGGCAAGGTGGGCGTCGTGCTCGTCACCTCCGGCCCTGGGGCCACCAACACCGTGACGGGCATCGCCACCGCCTACATGGACTCGGTGCCGCTGGTGGTCATCACGGGCCAGGTCACCCGCGGCGTCATCGGCACCGACGCCTTCCAGGAGTCCGACATCGTGGGCATCACGATGCCCATCGTCAAGCACAGCTTCCTCCTGCAGTCCACCGACGACCTCACGCGGACCTTCCGCGAGGCGTTCTACATCGCCTCGACCGGACGCCCGGGCCCGGTCCTGATCGACATCCCGAGCGACCTCTCGGGCTCCGAGATGATCTTCCACTACCCTGACTCCGTGAGCATCCCGAGCTACCGCCCCACCTATCGCGGCAATGCCAAGCAGGTCAAGCAGGCTGCCCAGCTCATCTGCGAGGCAACGCGGCCGCTCATCATGGCCGGGGGCGGCATCGTCGCTTCCCACGCCTGCCCCGAGCTCGTGGCGCTCGCGGAGCGCATGCAGATCCCGGTGGTGACCACCCTCATGGGCAAGGCGGCCATTCCCTGCTCCAACCCGCTCAACCTCGGACCTGTCGGCATGCACGGCTCCAAGTACGCCAACATGGCCGTCACCGAGTCAGACCTCATCATCGCCGTGGGCGCGCGGTTCTCCGACCGCGTGACCGGCAAAGTCTCGGAGTTCGCCCCGCACGCCAAGATCATCCACATTGACATCGACCCCGCCGAGATCGGCAAGATCATCAACCCGGACGTTCCGATCGTCGGCGACGCCAAGGTCATTCTCGCCGCCCTCAACGAGCGCCTGGAGAAGATGGACGCGCACGCGAACTGCGAGGCCTGGCGCGACGAGGTCTTCGAGTGGCGCGAGCGCTGGCCGTTCTACACCTCCGACTTCGCCGACTACGAGGGCAAGATCGCGCCCGAGGTTCTTCTCGAGACGCTCTCGGACAAGCTCGACCCGCACGCCTCGATCGTCACCACCGAGGTCGGCCAGCACCAGATGTGGGCCCTCCAGAACATCCACCGCGAGCACGCCCGCACCTTCATCTCCTCGGGCGGCCTCGGCACGATGGGCTTTGGCTTCCCCGCCGCCATCGGCGCCAAGATCGGCTGCCCTGACGAGCAGGTCGTCTGCATCGCCGGCGACGGCTCCTTCCAGATGAACAGCCAGGAGATGGCCACCGCCAAGATCAACGACGTGCCGGTCAAGGTCCTCATCGTCGACAACCGCGCCCTCGGCATGGTCCACCAGTGGCAGCACCTCTTCTACAACGACCGCTACTCGTTCACCGAGCTGGCCGACAACCCCGACTTCGTGAAGCTCGCCGACGCCTACGGCTGGCGCGCGCGGCGCATCGAGCGGCCCGAGGAGATCGACGCAGCGCTCGACGAGATGCTCGCCTCCGACGAGCCGTACCTGCTCGACGTGCGCATCCCCGCCGAGCAGACCGTGTACCCGATGGTCGCCCCCGGTGCCCCGATCGACGACATCATCGGCGCCCTCGACGTCACGCTCGGCGGCGTGCGCGTCACCGAGAAGGGCTTCGGGGAGTCCGGCCGACCGCGCGTCAAGCCGTCCCACGAAGGAGTTGATGACTGA
- the ilvN gene encoding acetolactate synthase small subunit yields the protein MMNYLLSVLVENKPGVLSRVTGLISRRGFNIESLTVAPTEDETLSRMTIIVEADEVGFEQITKQLHKLVSVYKISDLTYEDAVERELVLFKVQAAPERRHEVIEIANVFRAKVVDVGKNTLTIEATGTASKLDAMEDLFRSYGIKQLTRTGKIAMSRGAQ from the coding sequence CTGATGAACTACCTGCTCTCGGTTCTCGTCGAGAACAAGCCGGGCGTGCTCAGCCGCGTCACCGGCCTCATCAGCCGACGCGGGTTCAACATCGAGTCGCTCACCGTCGCCCCCACCGAGGACGAGACGCTCTCGCGCATGACGATCATCGTCGAGGCCGACGAGGTGGGCTTCGAGCAGATCACCAAGCAGCTCCACAAGCTCGTCTCGGTCTACAAGATCTCCGACCTCACCTACGAGGACGCCGTCGAGCGCGAGCTCGTGCTCTTCAAGGTGCAGGCGGCTCCCGAGCGCCGTCACGAGGTCATCGAGATCGCCAACGTCTTCCGCGCCAAGGTCGTCGACGTGGGCAAGAACACCCTCACCATCGAGGCGACCGGCACGGCAAGCAAGCTCGACGCGATGGAGGACCTCTTCCGCAGCTACGGCATCAAGCAGCTCACGCGCACCGGCAAGATCGCGATGTCGCGTGGCGCGCAATAG
- the ilvC gene encoding ketol-acid reductoisomerase yields MTHTGTQQAKEKNMAVDIYYEKDVDPSVIQGKKVAIIGYGSQGHAHALNLLDSGVDVRVGLREGSSSAERAREAGLKVMSMDDAAEEADVIMMLVPDETQPKVYEEHVAPHLKAGDTLAFAHGFNIHYGYIKAPEDVNVIMCAPKGPGHIVRRQYTEGSGVPDLACVYQDATGDAWDIVLSYCWGVGGARSGIIKATFKEETEEDLFGEQAVLCGGLVELVKAGFETLTEAGYPEELAYFEVYHEMKMIVDLMYESGIHFMNYSISNTAEYGEYYAGPQVINAESREAMKRILARIQDGSFAQEFVDDCNNDHKWLLEKREEINSHPIEKTGEKIRSMFSWIKKD; encoded by the coding sequence TTGACCCATACAGGCACACAACAAGCAAAGGAGAAGAACATGGCCGTTGACATCTATTACGAGAAGGACGTGGACCCGAGCGTCATCCAGGGCAAGAAGGTCGCCATCATCGGCTACGGCTCCCAGGGCCACGCCCACGCGCTCAACCTGCTCGACTCCGGCGTCGACGTCCGCGTCGGACTGCGCGAGGGCTCCTCGTCGGCAGAGAGGGCCCGCGAGGCCGGCCTCAAGGTCATGAGCATGGACGACGCCGCGGAGGAGGCCGACGTCATCATGATGCTCGTCCCCGACGAGACCCAGCCCAAGGTCTACGAGGAGCATGTCGCGCCGCACCTCAAGGCCGGCGACACCCTCGCCTTCGCCCACGGCTTCAACATCCACTACGGCTACATCAAGGCGCCCGAGGACGTCAACGTCATCATGTGCGCGCCCAAGGGGCCCGGCCACATCGTGCGCCGCCAGTACACCGAGGGCTCCGGCGTGCCCGACCTCGCCTGCGTCTACCAGGACGCCACCGGCGACGCCTGGGACATCGTGCTCTCCTACTGCTGGGGAGTCGGCGGCGCCCGCTCCGGCATCATCAAGGCCACCTTCAAGGAGGAGACCGAGGAGGACCTCTTCGGTGAGCAGGCGGTGCTGTGCGGCGGCCTGGTCGAACTGGTGAAGGCCGGCTTCGAGACGCTCACCGAGGCTGGCTACCCCGAGGAGCTCGCCTACTTCGAGGTCTACCACGAGATGAAGATGATCGTCGACCTCATGTACGAGTCCGGCATCCACTTCATGAACTACTCGATCTCCAACACCGCCGAGTACGGCGAGTACTACGCCGGCCCGCAGGTCATCAATGCCGAGTCCCGTGAGGCCATGAAGCGCATCCTGGCCCGCATCCAGGACGGCTCCTTCGCGCAGGAGTTCGTCGACGACTGCAACAACGACCACAAGTGGCTGCTCGAGAAGCGCGAGGAGATCAACTCCCACCCGATCGAGAAGACCGGCGAGAAGATCCGCTCCATGTTCTCCTGGATCAAGAAGGACTAG
- a CDS encoding ABC transporter ATP-binding protein yields MAQVSIKHVEKVYPTAGGRRHKAKKGNANLKVTEEGVLAVEDFNLEIADGEFIVLVGPSGCGKSTMLRMVAGLEEITRGEIYIDGKLVNDVMPRDRDIAMVFQNYALYPHKTVRGNMEYPLKLRKVPKDEMNRRVEEAAQILGITALLDRKPKALSGGQRQRVAIGRAIVREPKVLLMDEPLSNLDAKLRNQMRSEIIKLRQRIDTTFIYVTHDQTEAMTLGDRIVVMKDGMVQQIGTPQEVYDSPANVFVAGFIGVPQMNFYDARLVRDGETYRVELDGIAVPVSPEKCARLAARGVDTQDITLGVRPENIELAEAGDTSLTGTVETTEMMGSSVYLHVSVDGKDSIIILQNVEEDGRRPSDIQVGSTLSFTFSGGSMHLFDRAAGTNLEL; encoded by the coding sequence ATGGCGCAGGTATCCATCAAGCACGTCGAGAAGGTCTATCCCACCGCGGGCGGCAGGAGGCACAAGGCCAAGAAGGGCAACGCCAACCTCAAGGTGACCGAGGAGGGCGTGCTCGCGGTCGAGGACTTCAACCTGGAGATCGCGGACGGGGAGTTCATCGTCCTCGTCGGTCCCTCCGGCTGCGGCAAGTCCACCATGCTGCGCATGGTGGCCGGGCTCGAGGAGATCACGCGCGGCGAGATCTACATCGACGGCAAGCTCGTCAACGACGTCATGCCGCGCGACCGCGACATCGCGATGGTGTTCCAGAACTACGCTCTCTACCCGCACAAGACGGTGCGCGGCAACATGGAGTACCCGCTGAAGCTCCGCAAGGTACCCAAGGACGAGATGAACCGGCGCGTGGAGGAGGCGGCGCAGATCCTGGGCATCACGGCCCTTCTCGACCGCAAGCCCAAGGCGCTCTCGGGCGGCCAGCGCCAGCGCGTGGCCATCGGGCGCGCCATCGTCCGCGAGCCCAAGGTGCTGCTCATGGACGAGCCGCTCTCCAACCTCGACGCCAAGCTGCGCAACCAGATGCGCTCCGAGATCATCAAGCTGCGCCAGCGCATCGACACGACCTTCATCTACGTCACGCACGACCAGACCGAGGCCATGACGCTCGGCGACCGGATCGTGGTCATGAAGGACGGCATGGTGCAGCAGATCGGCACCCCGCAGGAGGTCTACGACTCCCCGGCCAACGTCTTCGTGGCCGGCTTCATCGGCGTGCCGCAGATGAACTTCTACGACGCGCGGCTCGTGCGCGACGGCGAGACGTACCGTGTGGAGCTCGACGGCATCGCCGTCCCCGTGTCTCCCGAGAAGTGCGCGCGCCTCGCGGCGCGCGGCGTCGACACCCAGGACATCACCCTCGGCGTGCGACCCGAGAACATCGAGCTCGCAGAGGCGGGCGACACCTCGCTCACCGGCACGGTCGAGACGACCGAGATGATGGGGTCCTCCGTCTACCTGCACGTGAGCGTCGACGGCAAGGACAGCATCATCATCCTCCAGAACGTCGAGGAGGACGGGCGCCGTCCCTCCGACATCCAGGTGGGCAGCACGCTCTCCTTCACGTTCTCCGGGGGCTCCATGCACCTCTTCGACCGCGCGGCGGGGACGAACCTGGAGCTCTAG
- the malQ gene encoding 4-alpha-glucanotransferase, giving the protein MRRAGVLMPVTSLPSPWGVGTMGAAARELVDFLVESGQTVWQILPIGPTGFGDSPYQVFSTYAGNPYLIDLDELAAEGLLERSEYEGVGWGDDPLSVDYGALFRGRLPVLERACSRLRESRAAELASFCARESAWLEDYALFMAIKDSRDGAPWTSWDDGLRRREPAALDEARRRLSERVDFWKAVQCLFFRQWDRLREYATGAGILLMGDIPIYVAPDSADVWASPEQFQLDERLLPTEVAGCPPDGFAAGGQLWGNPLYDWERMAEDGFSWWVERITYQLRLYDILRIDHFRGFDSYYSIPFGAPDAREGRWREGPGTALFERLRETCGTERLVAEDLGYLTDSVARLREETGLPGMRVLEFAFDSVDGSGSVYLPHSYPRDCVAYVGTHDNDTALGWLSAASPDDVARACDYLGLNEREGEGWGMMRGIWSSVADTAIVQMQDVLRLGGEARMNVPSTVGQNWKWRAPAHYATPELAQRLRRQMELCDRAPAAGNR; this is encoded by the coding sequence ATGAGGCGCGCCGGAGTGCTCATGCCCGTCACGTCGCTGCCGTCCCCGTGGGGCGTCGGCACGATGGGTGCCGCCGCCCGCGAGCTCGTCGACTTCCTCGTCGAGTCGGGCCAGACGGTCTGGCAGATCCTCCCGATCGGCCCCACGGGGTTCGGTGACTCGCCCTATCAGGTCTTCTCGACGTACGCGGGCAACCCGTACCTGATCGACCTCGACGAGCTCGCCGCCGAGGGGCTGCTCGAACGCTCGGAGTACGAGGGGGTCGGCTGGGGCGACGACCCGCTCTCCGTGGACTACGGGGCGCTCTTCCGCGGGCGGCTCCCGGTCCTGGAGCGCGCCTGCTCCCGTCTGCGGGAGTCTCGCGCCGCCGAGCTCGCGTCGTTCTGCGCGCGTGAGTCGGCGTGGCTCGAGGACTACGCCCTCTTCATGGCGATCAAGGACTCCCGCGATGGCGCCCCCTGGACCTCCTGGGACGACGGGCTGCGTCGGCGTGAGCCCGCGGCCCTGGACGAGGCGCGTCGCCGTCTCTCCGAGAGGGTCGACTTCTGGAAGGCGGTCCAGTGCCTGTTCTTCCGACAGTGGGACCGTCTCAGGGAGTACGCGACGGGCGCCGGCATCCTGCTCATGGGGGACATCCCCATCTACGTCGCCCCCGACAGTGCGGACGTGTGGGCAAGCCCCGAGCAGTTCCAGCTCGACGAGCGTCTCCTTCCCACCGAGGTCGCGGGATGCCCGCCCGACGGCTTCGCCGCCGGCGGCCAGCTCTGGGGAAACCCGCTCTACGACTGGGAGCGCATGGCCGAGGACGGCTTCTCGTGGTGGGTCGAGCGCATCACGTACCAGCTGCGGCTGTACGACATCCTGCGCATCGACCACTTCAGGGGGTTCGACTCGTACTACTCGATTCCCTTCGGCGCCCCGGACGCGCGCGAGGGACGCTGGCGGGAGGGCCCGGGGACCGCGCTCTTCGAGCGGCTGCGCGAGACCTGCGGAACCGAGCGTCTGGTCGCCGAGGACCTGGGCTACCTCACGGACTCCGTCGCGCGCCTGCGCGAGGAGACGGGCCTGCCGGGAATGCGGGTCCTCGAGTTCGCCTTCGACAGCGTCGACGGGTCGGGAAGCGTCTACCTGCCGCACTCCTACCCGCGCGACTGCGTGGCGTACGTGGGGACGCACGACAACGACACGGCGCTCGGGTGGCTCTCCGCGGCCAGTCCCGACGACGTGGCCCGGGCATGTGACTACCTCGGGCTCAACGAGCGCGAGGGCGAGGGCTGGGGCATGATGCGGGGCATCTGGTCCTCGGTCGCCGACACCGCGATCGTTCAGATGCAGGACGTCCTCCGCCTGGGGGGAGAGGCTCGGATGAACGTGCCCTCCACGGTGGGTCAGAACTGGAAGTGGCGGGCACCGGCGCACTACGCGACGCCCGAGCTCGCGCAGAGGCTGCGCCGACAGATGGAGCTCTGCGACAGGGCCCCGGCAGCCGGAAATCGATAG
- a CDS encoding LacI family DNA-binding transcriptional regulator, whose protein sequence is MDIRDIARLSGYSVGTVSRVLNDHPGVSDRARERVLSVVREVGYEPNTNARHLKTRSRASFAIMVKGMQNLLFNDIIEKAEGLFAEAEEEVRVHFVDEDADEVARAVHLDRIRHPKGFLFLGGDPSNFREGFGQIEAPCVLLTNTAEDWGLKGLSSFSTDDVGAAGSVIDHLWECGHRRIGVLGGNRTVSEVSEHRLAGVVRAFESHGAHFDVDRWYEPCRFSMGAGYEAAMRLLERADDLTAIFAFGDVIALGALRAATDRGLRVPLDISLVGFDGVDVSQYSVPRLTTVRQDAGLLARRGVEALIAAARGDKAGAVHESVPFRLLRRESVLSLAPAPATAGVCARGERS, encoded by the coding sequence GTGGACATCAGGGACATCGCGCGGCTCTCCGGCTACAGCGTGGGCACCGTCTCCCGTGTGCTCAACGACCACCCCGGCGTCAGCGACCGCGCGCGCGAGCGCGTCCTCTCGGTCGTCAGGGAGGTGGGCTACGAGCCCAACACCAACGCCCGTCATCTCAAGACGAGGAGCAGGGCCTCGTTCGCCATCATGGTCAAGGGAATGCAGAACCTGCTCTTCAACGACATCATCGAGAAGGCCGAGGGGCTCTTCGCCGAGGCTGAGGAGGAGGTGCGCGTCCACTTCGTCGACGAGGACGCCGACGAGGTGGCGCGTGCCGTCCACCTCGACAGGATCAGGCACCCCAAGGGGTTCCTCTTCCTGGGCGGGGACCCGAGCAACTTCAGGGAGGGGTTCGGCCAGATCGAGGCCCCGTGCGTGCTGCTCACCAACACCGCCGAGGACTGGGGGCTCAAGGGCCTCTCGAGCTTCTCGACCGACGACGTGGGGGCCGCGGGAAGCGTCATCGACCACCTCTGGGAGTGCGGCCACCGGCGCATCGGCGTGCTGGGCGGCAACCGCACGGTGAGCGAGGTGTCGGAGCATCGACTGGCCGGCGTCGTCCGGGCGTTCGAGTCGCATGGCGCGCACTTCGACGTCGATCGCTGGTACGAGCCCTGTCGCTTCTCCATGGGCGCGGGCTACGAGGCGGCCATGCGCCTGCTCGAGCGGGCGGACGACCTCACCGCGATCTTCGCCTTCGGCGACGTGATCGCCCTCGGCGCGCTGCGCGCGGCGACCGACCGCGGCCTCCGCGTCCCCCTCGACATCTCGCTCGTCGGCTTCGACGGGGTTGACGTCTCGCAGTACAGCGTGCCGCGCCTCACGACGGTGCGCCAGGACGCGGGGCTTCTCGCCCGCAGGGGGGTGGAGGCCCTTATCGCCGCCGCCCGCGGCGATAAGGCCGGCGCCGTGCACGAGTCCGTTCCGTTCAGGCTGCTGCGCAGGGAGAGCGTGCTCTCCCTCGCGCCCGCCCCGGCCACGGCAGGCGTCTGTGCGAGGGGGGAGAGGTCATGA
- a CDS encoding carbohydrate ABC transporter permease codes for MATKKERRALGWAGSGLMAFLCVVWLLPVVVVLFNSFKNKLFINLEPFSLPTEQTFIGLENYETAIDKYGFLDSVGWTVFITVGSVAVILICTSMCAWYITRVQNRFTKAVYYLCVFSMVVPFQMVMFTLSLIADRLGLSTPWGIIVIYLGFGAGLAVFMFCGFVKTIPIEIEEAALIDGAGPIRTFFTVVIPIMKPTFISVGILQTMWIWNDFLLPYLVLDTTKYKTISIVIQFMKGSYGRVDMGAIMAALIMAVIPVVVFYLSCQKYIIKGVAAGAVKG; via the coding sequence ATGGCGACCAAGAAGGAGCGACGCGCCCTCGGCTGGGCGGGGTCCGGCCTCATGGCGTTCCTGTGCGTCGTGTGGCTGCTGCCCGTCGTGGTGGTGCTGTTCAACTCGTTCAAGAACAAGCTGTTCATCAACCTCGAGCCGTTCTCCCTGCCCACCGAGCAGACGTTCATCGGCCTCGAGAACTACGAGACGGCGATCGACAAGTACGGCTTCCTCGACTCCGTGGGCTGGACCGTCTTCATCACGGTGGGATCGGTCGCGGTGATCCTCATCTGCACGTCCATGTGCGCGTGGTACATCACCCGCGTCCAGAACCGCTTCACCAAGGCGGTCTACTACCTGTGCGTGTTCTCGATGGTCGTCCCGTTCCAGATGGTCATGTTCACCCTCTCGCTCATCGCCGACCGCCTCGGCCTCTCCACGCCCTGGGGAATCATCGTGATCTATCTCGGGTTTGGCGCGGGACTCGCGGTGTTCATGTTCTGCGGCTTCGTGAAGACCATCCCCATAGAGATCGAGGAGGCGGCGCTGATCGACGGAGCGGGGCCGATAAGGACGTTCTTCACGGTGGTCATCCCCATCATGAAGCCCACGTTCATCTCCGTCGGCATCCTTCAGACCATGTGGATCTGGAACGACTTCCTGCTTCCGTACCTCGTGCTCGACACGACGAAGTACAAGACGATCTCCATCGTCATCCAGTTCATGAAGGGCTCGTACGGCCGCGTGGACATGGGTGCCATCATGGCCGCCCTCATCATGGCCGTCATCCCGGTCGTGGTGTTTTACCTGTCGTGCCAGAAGTACATCATCAAGGGCGTCGCCGCGGGTGCGGTCAAGGGCTAG
- a CDS encoding carbohydrate ABC transporter permease, whose product MEKAIKKYLPIFVLPTFLAFLIGFVAPFLLGLWLSLCDFTTVTDATFVGFSNFVLAVQDTVFQHSFWYTALFTVVSVIVINVIAFAIALALTRKLRGTNLFRTVFFMPNLIGGIVLGYIWQLIFNGILAQYSQALNLNEWYGFAGLVILVAWQQIGYMMIIYIAGLQSIPGDVLEAAAIDGASAWRQLVDVTIPMMMSSITICMFLSLTNGFKLFDQNLSLTAGEPSKMSEMLALNIYNTFYGRVGWEGVGQAKAVIFCLIVVGIGLIQLRATRSREVQQ is encoded by the coding sequence ATGGAGAAGGCAATCAAGAAGTATCTCCCCATCTTCGTCCTGCCGACGTTCCTGGCGTTTCTCATCGGCTTCGTGGCGCCGTTTCTGCTGGGCCTGTGGCTGTCGCTGTGCGACTTCACCACGGTCACCGACGCCACGTTCGTGGGCTTCTCGAACTTCGTCCTGGCGGTCCAGGACACCGTCTTCCAGCACTCGTTCTGGTACACGGCGCTCTTCACCGTCGTCTCCGTGATCGTCATCAACGTCATCGCGTTCGCGATAGCCCTCGCGCTCACGAGGAAGCTGCGCGGAACCAACCTGTTCCGCACGGTGTTCTTCATGCCCAACCTCATCGGCGGCATCGTTTTGGGCTACATCTGGCAGCTCATCTTCAACGGCATCCTCGCCCAGTACTCCCAGGCGCTGAACCTCAACGAGTGGTACGGGTTCGCCGGCCTCGTCATCCTCGTGGCGTGGCAGCAGATCGGCTACATGATGATCATCTACATCGCCGGCCTGCAGTCGATCCCGGGCGACGTGCTGGAGGCGGCGGCCATCGACGGGGCGAGCGCCTGGCGCCAGCTCGTCGACGTCACGATTCCGATGATGATGTCGTCGATCACGATCTGCATGTTCCTCTCGCTCACCAACGGCTTCAAGCTCTTCGACCAGAACCTGTCGCTCACGGCGGGCGAGCCGTCCAAGATGTCCGAGATGCTCGCCCTGAACATCTACAACACGTTCTACGGACGCGTCGGCTGGGAGGGCGTCGGCCAGGCCAAGGCGGTCATCTTCTGCCTGATCGTGGTCGGTATCGGCCTCATCCAGCTGCGCGCGACGCGCTCCAGGGAGGTGCAGCAGTGA